One genomic window of Indioceanicola profundi includes the following:
- a CDS encoding short-chain fatty acid transporter has product MFGVLTRSSTKLTERYLPDPFVLVLLLTAVVFLAGLAFEQQSPVAMARHWGDGFWKLLEFSMQMLLVLVTGFVLASTPVFRRILATLAGLAKSPGQAIILVSVVSLAASWINWGFGLVIGALFARQLARVVKVDYRLLIASAYSGFVIWHGGISGSVPLVIATEGHFTQNLIGVIPTSETIFASYNLIICLALLVLVPLTNRMMMGHGANPIHVDPAKLQEPEPEVPTVMERPADYLEHSRIVSLVIGVLGLGYLAIYFVEKGFALNLNIVNFTFLFLGIILHGTPFRFLHSLQEAIKGAAGIVVQFPFYAGIMGMMVGSGLAQDLSAWFVSISTADTLPLFTFWSAGLLNILIPSGGGQWAVQSQVMLPAAIELQADLARTSMAIAWGDAWTNMIQPFWALPALAIAGLRAKDIMGYCLIILLVSGVVISLGLLFL; this is encoded by the coding sequence ATGTTCGGTGTGCTCACGCGCTCCTCGACGAAACTCACTGAACGCTATCTGCCGGACCCGTTCGTCCTGGTGCTGCTGCTGACGGCGGTGGTTTTCCTGGCAGGACTAGCGTTCGAGCAGCAGTCGCCGGTGGCCATGGCCCGACACTGGGGCGACGGCTTCTGGAAGCTGCTTGAGTTCAGCATGCAGATGCTGCTCGTGCTGGTCACCGGCTTCGTCCTGGCCAGCACGCCGGTATTCCGCCGCATACTGGCGACGCTGGCAGGGCTGGCGAAGTCGCCTGGGCAGGCGATCATCCTGGTCAGCGTGGTGTCGCTGGCCGCAAGCTGGATCAACTGGGGATTCGGACTGGTCATCGGCGCCCTGTTCGCCCGCCAGCTCGCCCGCGTGGTCAAGGTCGATTACCGCCTGCTGATCGCCTCCGCCTATAGCGGTTTCGTGATCTGGCACGGCGGTATTTCAGGGTCCGTTCCGCTGGTCATCGCAACCGAGGGGCACTTTACCCAGAATCTGATCGGCGTGATCCCGACCAGCGAGACCATTTTCGCGTCCTATAACCTGATCATCTGCCTGGCCCTGCTGGTGCTGGTCCCGCTGACCAACCGCATGATGATGGGCCACGGTGCCAACCCGATCCATGTCGACCCCGCGAAACTGCAGGAGCCGGAGCCGGAGGTGCCGACCGTGATGGAGCGGCCGGCCGACTATCTGGAGCACAGCCGGATCGTCTCCCTGGTCATCGGCGTGCTGGGCCTTGGCTATCTCGCCATCTACTTCGTCGAGAAGGGGTTCGCGCTGAACCTCAATATCGTCAACTTCACCTTCCTGTTCCTGGGCATCATCCTGCACGGAACGCCCTTCCGCTTCCTGCACAGCCTGCAGGAGGCCATCAAGGGTGCGGCCGGCATCGTCGTGCAGTTTCCCTTCTATGCCGGCATCATGGGCATGATGGTGGGGTCCGGCCTGGCGCAGGACCTGTCGGCCTGGTTTGTCTCCATCTCCACCGCGGATACGCTGCCGCTCTTCACCTTCTGGAGTGCGGGCCTGCTGAACATCCTGATCCCGTCGGGCGGCGGGCAGTGGGCGGTGCAGTCGCAGGTGATGCTGCCGGCGGCCATCGAGCTTCAGGCCGATCTTGCCCGTACCTCCATGGCCATTGCCTGGGGCGATGCCTGGACCAACATGATCCAGCCCTTCTGGGCCCTGCCGGCGCTTGCCATCGCCGGGCTGCGGGCCAAGGACATCATGGGCTATTGCCTGATCATCCTGCTGGTGTCGGGCGTGGTGATCTCGCTGGGGCTGCTGTTCCTCTGA
- a CDS encoding SelT/SelW/SelH family protein produces the protein MSDVARIEITYCRQCRWLLRAAWLAQELLTTFEDEVGGVTLIPGTGGVFTVYADGELVWSRKEQGRFPEAAELKRLVRDRIAPDRPLGHVDRKAEAETPKE, from the coding sequence ATGAGCGACGTGGCCAGGATCGAGATCACCTATTGCCGCCAGTGCCGCTGGCTCCTGCGCGCGGCCTGGCTGGCCCAGGAGCTGTTGACCACCTTCGAGGATGAGGTCGGCGGCGTGACGCTGATCCCCGGAACGGGCGGCGTCTTCACCGTATATGCGGATGGGGAGCTGGTCTGGTCCCGCAAGGAGCAGGGCCGCTTCCCGGAGGCGGCGGAGCTGAAGCGGCTGGTACGGGACCGGATCGCGCCGGACCGGCCGCTGGGCCATGTGGACCGCAAGGCGGAGGCGGAGACGCCCAAGGAATAG
- a CDS encoding branched-chain amino acid transporter permease — MPGAEILWTALLMALATAPARFLPFLVGNRLNGPALRRLFVELFPPAVLAVLIVYLGWGVGGAPANAQAGQAVGAVVTVAAHLCFRHLLVSVASGTAACMLVQNLWLA, encoded by the coding sequence ATGCCCGGCGCTGAGATCCTGTGGACGGCGCTGCTGATGGCGCTCGCCACCGCACCGGCGCGGTTTCTGCCCTTCCTGGTAGGCAACCGTCTGAACGGGCCGGCCCTGCGCCGCCTGTTCGTGGAACTGTTTCCGCCGGCGGTGCTGGCGGTGCTGATCGTCTATCTGGGCTGGGGCGTCGGCGGCGCGCCGGCCAATGCGCAGGCCGGGCAGGCGGTGGGCGCCGTCGTCACCGTGGCGGCGCATCTCTGCTTCCGCCATCTGCTGGTTTCCGTCGCATCCGGGACTGCGGCGTGCATGCTGGTCCAGAATCTCTGGCTCGCATAG
- a CDS encoding AzlC family ABC transporter permease produces the protein MTDIAASCPSPWRQAFLLSIPILVGYVPIGIGFGVLWVQQGLPAWGAPLLGLIVYAGASQFLAAGMLAAGQGPVEIALATLTLNARHAVYGLAFLDRFRTWNAAKAYFAFALTDETYAVLAATPPAGNRSCDEGILWRVAMLNQGYWVVGCAIGAVAGNFIPAGIQGLDFALTALFIVLLLEQTRTRRKALAALVGAAVAVAGAAVFGTSNTLLPIMAAALAAVAIMDRGGCHARR, from the coding sequence ATGACCGATATCGCCGCATCCTGCCCCAGCCCCTGGCGGCAGGCCTTCCTTCTCAGCATTCCCATCCTGGTCGGCTATGTCCCGATCGGCATCGGGTTCGGCGTGCTGTGGGTGCAGCAGGGGCTTCCGGCGTGGGGCGCGCCCCTGCTGGGCCTCATCGTCTATGCCGGCGCGTCGCAGTTCCTGGCGGCCGGCATGCTGGCCGCGGGGCAGGGGCCGGTGGAGATCGCGCTGGCGACGCTGACGCTGAATGCGCGCCATGCCGTCTACGGCCTCGCCTTCCTGGACCGGTTCCGCACCTGGAATGCGGCCAAGGCCTATTTCGCCTTCGCCCTGACGGATGAGACCTACGCGGTGCTGGCCGCTACCCCGCCGGCCGGGAACAGGTCCTGTGACGAGGGCATTCTCTGGCGCGTCGCGATGCTGAACCAGGGCTATTGGGTCGTGGGATGCGCCATCGGGGCCGTGGCCGGAAACTTCATTCCCGCCGGCATCCAGGGACTCGACTTCGCGCTTACCGCGCTGTTCATCGTGCTGCTGCTGGAGCAGACGCGCACGAGGCGGAAGGCGCTGGCGGCCCTGGTCGGGGCGGCGGTGGCCGTTGCGGGCGCGGCCGTGTTCGGGACGTCCAACACGCTGCTGCCGATCATGGCCGCGGCGCTGGCTGCCGTTGCGATCATGGACCGGGGAGGGTGCCATGCCCGGCGCTGA
- a CDS encoding ATP-binding protein, giving the protein MVLLALAAVLPILAFSVGLGVTWLHAKQEAMEQEAENRVIYLAQLVNRELTSQIDSLLVLAEALPVDGAVDRDTFADIAERVRSRHPLWRVVVLSDPDGNRLIDIPDPVGGGPGKVVDLESHARAVATSAPVVGTTLRGPRGNAAFAIRVPVIRKGQLLYILTAVVEPRRIQDFLLANGLPPDWYCAVVDAGGNVAARLPNPEKLTGYPANSRLLRIREEQPEGFYDGLSTEGTPLRSVYRRLPDFGWSIHVGLPREVFAAPLRQAGGLMLGGGVVCAALAMLFATVFLRELRTRRRQDVAREETRRLEAMGQMTRGVAHDFNNLLQAMTACLSLVEKKADASGLRPVLDAGYQAVDRASRLTRQLLAFARRQPLEPRPVSIRDQLLSMSELMARTLRPDIRLDIDLPPDIWIVEVDPTQFEFTVLNILANARDAMPGPGALGIQARNMPRPSKEGEGLLVGPCVALSVSDTGGGMSPEIVARAFEPFFTTKQASGGTGLGLSQAYGFARQSRGAISIDSQPGRGTTVTLLLPRSDKAVADGRAEAGQAPEVSGGTVLLVEDDPIVGAMLAAVLTDIGYDLRRAFSADEALRVLSTDSSVDIVLSDIVMPGTLSGVGLLREIRRYWPAFPVVLMSGYSEELMEGADAKLIGKPFTVADLTTALEAELRARGAKSRAGMI; this is encoded by the coding sequence TTGGTCCTGCTCGCCCTGGCGGCCGTGCTGCCCATCCTCGCTTTTTCGGTGGGGTTGGGGGTCACATGGCTGCACGCCAAACAGGAGGCGATGGAGCAGGAGGCGGAAAACCGGGTCATCTATCTGGCGCAGCTTGTGAACCGCGAGCTGACCTCACAGATCGACAGCCTGCTGGTGCTGGCGGAGGCGTTGCCCGTGGACGGCGCGGTCGACCGGGACACGTTCGCGGACATCGCCGAGCGTGTCCGCTCCCGCCATCCGCTGTGGCGGGTCGTCGTGCTCAGCGACCCGGATGGCAACCGGCTGATCGACATTCCCGATCCGGTCGGCGGCGGACCCGGCAAGGTGGTCGATCTGGAAAGCCATGCGCGCGCGGTGGCCACGTCGGCGCCGGTCGTCGGCACCACCCTGCGCGGACCGCGCGGCAACGCCGCCTTCGCGATCCGGGTGCCGGTGATCCGGAAAGGACAGTTGCTCTACATCCTCACCGCCGTGGTGGAGCCCCGGCGCATCCAGGACTTTCTTCTCGCCAACGGCCTGCCGCCGGACTGGTACTGCGCCGTGGTGGATGCGGGCGGCAATGTCGCCGCCCGGCTGCCTAATCCTGAGAAGCTGACCGGCTATCCCGCGAACAGCCGCCTGCTGCGAATCCGGGAAGAGCAGCCGGAGGGCTTCTATGACGGGCTCAGCACCGAGGGAACGCCGTTGCGGTCGGTGTATCGCCGGCTCCCGGATTTCGGCTGGTCGATCCATGTCGGACTGCCGCGGGAAGTGTTCGCCGCGCCGCTTCGCCAGGCCGGCGGGCTGATGCTCGGCGGCGGGGTGGTCTGCGCCGCCCTGGCAATGCTGTTCGCGACCGTGTTCCTGCGGGAGTTGCGCACCCGCCGCCGCCAGGACGTCGCCAGGGAGGAGACACGGCGGCTGGAGGCCATGGGGCAGATGACCCGCGGCGTGGCGCACGATTTCAACAACCTGCTCCAGGCCATGACGGCCTGCCTGTCGCTGGTGGAGAAGAAGGCCGACGCATCCGGGCTCAGGCCCGTTCTCGATGCCGGCTATCAGGCGGTGGACCGCGCCTCCCGGCTGACGCGGCAGTTGCTGGCCTTTGCCCGGCGCCAGCCGTTGGAGCCCAGGCCGGTCAGCATCCGCGACCAGCTCCTCTCCATGTCGGAGTTGATGGCGCGGACCCTGCGTCCCGACATCCGCCTCGACATCGATCTGCCGCCGGACATCTGGATCGTGGAGGTGGACCCGACGCAGTTCGAATTCACCGTCCTGAACATCCTGGCGAACGCGCGTGACGCAATGCCGGGGCCGGGCGCGCTGGGCATTCAGGCGCGGAACATGCCGCGTCCGTCGAAGGAGGGGGAGGGGCTGCTCGTCGGCCCCTGCGTCGCGCTTTCCGTCTCCGACACCGGCGGCGGCATGTCGCCCGAGATTGTCGCCAGGGCCTTCGAGCCCTTCTTCACCACCAAGCAGGCCAGCGGCGGCACCGGCCTGGGCCTCAGCCAAGCTTACGGCTTCGCCCGGCAGTCGCGCGGCGCGATCTCCATCGACAGCCAGCCCGGCCGGGGGACGACCGTCACCCTGCTCCTGCCCCGGTCCGACAAGGCGGTGGCGGACGGGCGGGCGGAGGCGGGGCAGGCTCCCGAGGTCAGCGGCGGAACCGTGCTGCTGGTGGAGGACGATCCCATCGTCGGCGCGATGCTGGCAGCGGTGCTCACCGATATCGGTTACGACCTGCGGCGGGCCTTCTCCGCCGATGAGGCGCTGCGGGTCCTGAGCACGGACAGCAGCGTGGACATCGTGCTCAGCGACATCGTCATGCCGGGCACCCTCAGCGGCGTCGGCCTTCTGCGCGAAATCCGCCGCTACTGGCCCGCCTTCCCTGTGGTGCTGATGAGCGGCTACAGCGAGGAGCTGATGGAGGGGGCGGATGCGAAGCTGATCGGCAAGCCCTTCACCGTCGCCGACCTGACCACGGCGCTGGAGGCGGAGCTGCGGGCCCGCGGGGCGAAGAGCCGGGCCGGGATGATCTGA
- a CDS encoding response regulator — protein MADRKAPKVLVVDDEIMIALSVAEHLADEGFHVVVAHDGRQALDMARQEQPDAVVTDHMMPRMSGLEFACALRADSGFSAIPIVLTSAVPPANTDGIFTEVFAKPFQLSDLTHLLRKLLGGGR, from the coding sequence ATGGCGGATCGAAAAGCGCCCAAAGTCCTCGTCGTCGACGACGAGATCATGATCGCTCTTTCCGTCGCCGAGCATCTGGCCGACGAGGGCTTTCATGTGGTGGTCGCGCATGACGGCAGGCAGGCGCTCGACATGGCCCGGCAGGAACAGCCGGACGCGGTCGTGACCGACCATATGATGCCCCGCATGAGCGGGCTCGAGTTCGCCTGCGCCCTACGGGCCGATTCTGGCTTTTCAGCCATTCCGATCGTGCTGACCAGCGCGGTTCCGCCTGCGAATACCGACGGCATCTTCACGGAGGTCTTCGCCAAGCCCTTCCAGCTTTCCGATCTCACCCATCTGCTACGGAAGCTGCTCGGCGGCGGCCGCTAG
- a CDS encoding ATPase domain-containing protein: MQADERVETGIEGLDRVLKGGLIRSRTYILQGRPGAGKTILANHICFHHAKSGGTVLYVTLLAESHARLIGNLSELDFFDAGLVPSGVSYISGHMALRDGGLDGLVGLLRDEIGRMGTTLLVLDGLLNVRESAPSDLDLKVFLQQLQTHGEFANCTVLLLTSANLGEVAPEHTMVDGVIALSDDVVGARAVRTLSVSKFRGGAHLRGLHQFQIQQRGIVVHPRFEAEFATPSVPDGPGIERTVSGVPDLDAMIGGGLPARALTLAMGPSGTGKTTLALQFIASSSAEEPGLFFGFYETQPRLETKAASIGLDLSGLFRSGALEMLWQPPTENLLDGLAHRLREAVLRRGVKRLVIDGFSGFQRAAGHPDRIEPFFTALSNELRALGVTTFATWELREMIGPVVYSPAPEFSSIVENLILMRFVEYRAQMRRLISILKMRDSQFDARIREFQITSGGIVLADTFDRSEDLTTGAAHMLNRNDNRGSP, encoded by the coding sequence GTGCAGGCCGACGAACGGGTTGAAACCGGCATCGAGGGATTGGACCGCGTCCTGAAAGGCGGCCTGATCCGCAGCCGCACCTATATCCTCCAGGGCCGTCCGGGCGCCGGTAAGACCATCCTCGCGAACCATATCTGTTTCCACCATGCGAAATCCGGCGGCACGGTCCTGTATGTCACCCTGCTCGCGGAATCGCATGCCCGGCTGATCGGAAATCTGTCAGAGCTGGACTTCTTCGATGCCGGCCTGGTGCCGTCGGGCGTCAGCTACATCAGCGGCCATATGGCCTTGCGGGACGGGGGTCTGGACGGGCTGGTCGGGCTGCTGCGGGATGAGATCGGACGGATGGGGACGACCCTGCTGGTCCTGGACGGTCTGCTGAACGTGCGGGAGTCCGCTCCATCCGATCTGGACCTCAAAGTCTTCCTCCAGCAGCTCCAGACCCATGGAGAATTCGCCAACTGCACCGTCCTGCTGCTGACCAGCGCCAATCTGGGAGAGGTGGCACCGGAGCACACCATGGTGGACGGGGTCATCGCCTTGTCCGACGATGTGGTCGGCGCTCGCGCCGTCCGCACGCTTTCCGTTTCCAAATTCAGGGGCGGGGCGCATCTGCGGGGGCTGCACCAGTTCCAGATCCAGCAGAGGGGCATCGTCGTCCATCCCCGGTTCGAGGCCGAGTTCGCCACCCCGTCCGTCCCGGACGGCCCGGGCATCGAACGGACCGTCAGCGGCGTCCCGGACCTGGACGCCATGATCGGGGGCGGGCTGCCGGCGCGGGCGCTGACGCTCGCCATGGGGCCGTCCGGCACGGGCAAGACCACCCTGGCCCTTCAGTTCATCGCCAGCTCCAGCGCCGAGGAGCCGGGGCTGTTCTTCGGCTTCTACGAGACGCAACCCCGGCTGGAGACCAAGGCGGCCTCCATCGGTCTCGACCTCTCCGGCCTGTTCCGGAGCGGCGCTCTGGAGATGCTGTGGCAGCCGCCGACGGAGAACCTGCTGGACGGTCTGGCGCACCGGCTCCGCGAAGCCGTGCTGCGCCGGGGCGTGAAGCGCCTGGTCATCGACGGGTTCAGCGGATTCCAGCGGGCCGCCGGGCATCCCGACCGGATAGAGCCCTTCTTCACGGCCCTGTCGAACGAGTTGCGGGCCCTGGGGGTCACGACCTTCGCAACCTGGGAACTGCGGGAGATGATCGGCCCCGTGGTGTACTCACCGGCTCCGGAATTCTCCAGCATCGTGGAGAATCTGATCCTGATGCGCTTCGTCGAATACCGGGCGCAGATGCGGCGGCTGATATCGATCCTGAAGATGCGGGACAGCCAGTTCGACGCCCGCATCCGTGAATTCCAGATCACCAGCGGCGGTATCGTCCTGGCGGACACGTTCGACAGGTCGGAAGACCTGACGACCGGCGCTGCGCACATGCTGAACCGGAACGACAACCGGGGGAGCCCCTGA
- a CDS encoding MFS transporter, with product MTAQSAGAAPPLAGKARSLTLLALTEVLALGLWFSATAVVPELEADVGLSAFQASLFTSAVQAGFVAGTLGSALLGLADRIDPRRLFAASALIAALANAGILLVDPATAAVPALRFVTGICMAGIYPVGMRIAATWARGDLGLLVGLLVGALTLGSASPHLINAIGGIEWRWVIGAASAGAVVAAVAISGAGLGPAMGKAPPFRPAAALIAWRDPALRLANIGYLGHMWELYAMWSWLALFLVSSFTAAGVQAADASGWARLVTFAAMALGGLGCVAAGAIADRIGRTAVTAGAMAISGGCALLIGFLHGAPPALVIAVCLVWGITIVADSAQFSASVAELSDRTLTGTMLTIQTSAGFLLTLFSIHLVGWLADSFGWANAFAVLAAGPAVGVWAMLRLRGRPESMRLAAGRR from the coding sequence ATGACCGCACAGTCCGCCGGGGCCGCCCCGCCCCTGGCCGGCAAGGCGCGATCCCTGACGCTGCTGGCCCTGACCGAGGTCCTGGCGCTCGGCCTCTGGTTCTCGGCCACCGCGGTGGTGCCGGAGTTGGAGGCGGATGTCGGGCTGAGCGCGTTCCAGGCTTCCCTCTTCACCAGCGCCGTGCAGGCCGGGTTCGTCGCCGGCACGCTTGGCAGCGCTCTTCTCGGGCTGGCCGACCGGATCGACCCCCGCCGGCTCTTCGCCGCCTCCGCCCTGATCGCGGCATTGGCGAATGCCGGCATCCTGCTGGTCGACCCGGCCACGGCCGCGGTTCCCGCCCTGCGTTTCGTCACCGGCATCTGCATGGCCGGCATCTATCCCGTCGGGATGCGCATCGCGGCCACCTGGGCCAGGGGCGATCTCGGCCTGCTGGTCGGGTTGCTGGTCGGCGCGCTGACCCTCGGCTCCGCCTCGCCGCATCTGATCAACGCCATCGGCGGCATCGAGTGGCGTTGGGTCATCGGCGCCGCTTCGGCGGGGGCGGTCGTCGCCGCAGTGGCCATCAGCGGCGCCGGGCTGGGTCCCGCCATGGGCAAGGCGCCGCCATTCCGGCCGGCGGCGGCCCTCATCGCATGGCGCGATCCGGCGCTGCGTCTGGCCAATATCGGGTATCTGGGCCACATGTGGGAGCTTTACGCCATGTGGTCGTGGCTGGCCCTGTTCCTGGTCAGCAGCTTCACGGCGGCAGGCGTGCAGGCGGCGGATGCGTCCGGCTGGGCGCGGCTGGTCACCTTTGCGGCCATGGCGCTGGGCGGGCTGGGCTGCGTGGCGGCCGGCGCGATCGCCGACCGTATCGGCCGCACCGCCGTCACCGCCGGCGCCATGGCCATCAGCGGCGGCTGCGCCCTTCTGATCGGCTTCCTGCACGGCGCGCCGCCCGCGCTGGTAATCGCCGTCTGTCTGGTCTGGGGCATAACCATCGTGGCGGACTCCGCCCAGTTCTCCGCCAGCGTGGCGGAGTTGTCGGACCGGACGCTCACCGGCACCATGCTGACCATCCAGACCAGTGCCGGTTTTCTTCTGACACTGTTCAGCATTCATCTGGTGGGATGGCTCGCGGACAGCTTCGGCTGGGCCAATGCCTTCGCCGTGCTCGCAGCCGGCCCGGCAGTGGGCGTGTGGGCGATGCTGCGCCTGCGCGGACGCCCCGAATCCATGCGTCTCGCCGCGGGCCGGAGGTGA
- a CDS encoding hybrid sensor histidine kinase/response regulator produces MVTAQEPSHSLAAVEEMSFRRLVDSITDYAIYMLDSQGIISTWNQGAQRFKGYTAAEILGQHFSRFYTEEDKLAGEPARALHAAAHEGKYEKEGWRVRKGGERFWAHVVIDPIRDEDGKLIGFAKITRDVTERRNTQQALLESEKRFSLLVQGVTDYAIYMLDPQGHVTNWNGGANRIKGYAAEEIIGQHFSRFYTPEDRSAGLPFQALKIAEREGKYEKEGWRIRKDGTRFWAHVIIDAIRDENGKLIGFAKVTRDITERKEAQEALEQAREALVQAQKMEAVGQLTGGIAHDFNNLLQALGGCLTMIARRTDQPDIQPLLQAGRQAVDRGAKLVQQLMTFARGESLRPETLALPDRILGMAGLLERVLRADIRLNTRFTPDLWPVDLDPTQFELAIINLAVNARDAMPNGGSLLIKAENVTLPPGNPRGLEGDFVHLSVADTGTGMPAEVKIRAFDPFFTTKEVGKGSGLGLAQVYGLAHQGGGTAWIDSEEGRGTTINLLLKRSHSLPRQAVDRSRALPKAQRGGHILLVEDDPVVASTVAAALEDAGLMVTRVVTADEALPLLAGADAIDLLFSDVIMPGRISGIDLAQEARRLRPGLPVILTTGYSGNVADAEGIRILPKPYRIDELVDVLAREMSGAKPLAPVAESQP; encoded by the coding sequence ATGGTCACTGCCCAGGAGCCGAGCCACTCATTAGCGGCGGTGGAGGAGATGAGCTTTCGCCGGCTCGTCGACTCCATTACCGACTATGCCATCTATATGCTCGACTCACAGGGGATCATCAGCACCTGGAACCAGGGGGCGCAGCGATTCAAGGGCTACACCGCGGCGGAAATTCTGGGCCAGCATTTCTCCCGCTTCTATACCGAAGAGGACAAGCTGGCCGGCGAGCCTGCGCGCGCGCTCCACGCCGCTGCCCACGAGGGCAAATACGAGAAGGAAGGCTGGCGCGTCCGCAAGGGGGGGGAGCGGTTCTGGGCCCATGTGGTCATCGACCCGATCAGGGACGAGGACGGGAAGCTGATCGGCTTCGCCAAGATCACCCGCGACGTTACCGAACGGCGCAATACCCAGCAGGCCCTGCTGGAGAGCGAGAAGCGATTCAGCCTGCTGGTGCAGGGCGTGACCGACTATGCCATCTACATGCTGGACCCGCAGGGGCATGTCACCAACTGGAACGGGGGAGCGAACCGGATCAAAGGCTATGCGGCCGAGGAGATCATCGGGCAGCACTTCTCCCGCTTCTATACGCCCGAGGACCGGTCGGCGGGCCTGCCGTTCCAGGCCCTGAAGATCGCTGAGCGCGAAGGCAAGTATGAGAAGGAAGGCTGGCGCATCCGCAAGGACGGCACCCGCTTCTGGGCCCATGTGATCATCGATGCGATCCGGGACGAGAACGGGAAGCTGATCGGCTTCGCCAAGGTCACTCGCGACATCACCGAGCGCAAGGAGGCGCAGGAGGCTTTGGAGCAGGCGCGTGAGGCGCTGGTCCAGGCCCAGAAGATGGAAGCGGTGGGCCAGCTGACCGGCGGAATCGCGCACGATTTCAACAATCTGCTCCAGGCCCTCGGCGGCTGCCTGACGATGATCGCGCGCCGCACCGACCAGCCGGATATCCAACCGCTGCTCCAGGCCGGCAGACAGGCGGTGGACCGCGGGGCCAAGCTGGTGCAGCAGCTCATGACCTTCGCCCGGGGGGAAAGCCTGCGTCCGGAAACGCTGGCCTTGCCCGACCGCATCCTGGGCATGGCAGGCCTTCTGGAGCGCGTCCTGCGCGCCGATATCCGTCTCAATACCCGCTTCACGCCCGATCTCTGGCCGGTCGACCTGGACCCGACCCAGTTCGAACTGGCCATCATCAACCTGGCCGTCAACGCCCGCGACGCCATGCCGAACGGCGGATCGCTGCTGATCAAGGCGGAGAATGTCACGCTGCCGCCCGGTAACCCGCGGGGGTTGGAGGGGGATTTCGTCCACCTGTCCGTAGCCGATACCGGCACCGGCATGCCGGCGGAGGTGAAGATACGGGCCTTCGACCCGTTCTTCACCACCAAGGAGGTGGGGAAAGGTTCCGGCCTCGGGCTGGCGCAGGTTTATGGGCTGGCGCACCAGGGCGGAGGCACCGCCTGGATCGACAGCGAGGAAGGCCGCGGCACGACCATCAACCTGCTGCTGAAGCGGTCCCATTCCCTTCCGCGACAAGCGGTCGACCGCAGCCGCGCTCTGCCCAAGGCACAGCGCGGCGGTCATATCCTGCTCGTGGAGGACGATCCCGTGGTGGCATCCACGGTCGCGGCGGCGCTGGAGGATGCCGGGCTGATGGTGACCCGGGTGGTCACCGCCGACGAGGCCCTGCCGCTGCTGGCGGGCGCCGATGCCATCGATCTGCTGTTTTCCGACGTGATCATGCCGGGCCGGATCAGCGGGATCGACCTGGCCCAGGAGGCCCGCCGCCTACGCCCCGGCCTGCCGGTCATCCTGACGACCGGCTACAGCGGCAATGTCGCGGACGCAGAAGGCATCCGCATCCTGCCAAAGCCCTATCGGATCGACGAGCTGGTCGATGTGCTGGCCCGTGAAATGAGCGGTGCCAAGCCGCTGGCCCCGGTGGCGGAATCCCAGCCCTGA
- a CDS encoding NADH dehydrogenase ubiquinone Fe-S protein 4, producing the protein MQEMPKRESSFPTEFLKPVANAGRFPPGTLAWLSFRGRGTAGRSGTARPWILTIEPARPQWLEPLMGWIAGDDPLRHVEIRFSTREAALRFAARQGLEIAEVPARQRQPAKPPRTAAQMDAAVNSDWQLYLEEETACAPGREERAAAELRPAIGDMIEEACLDGLLFDRASDDGMPELSASPFPDALAARRMRERLAGTVLLFMHPHGRRLSA; encoded by the coding sequence ATGCAGGAGATGCCGAAGAGGGAAAGCAGCTTTCCGACCGAATTCCTGAAGCCCGTCGCCAACGCCGGGCGCTTCCCGCCGGGCACGCTGGCCTGGCTCTCCTTCCGGGGACGGGGAACCGCCGGCAGGAGTGGGACGGCGCGGCCCTGGATTCTGACGATCGAGCCGGCGCGTCCCCAGTGGCTGGAGCCGCTGATGGGATGGATTGCCGGGGACGATCCGTTGCGGCATGTGGAAATCCGGTTCTCCACCCGCGAGGCGGCGCTGCGCTTCGCCGCCCGGCAAGGGCTGGAGATTGCCGAGGTTCCGGCGCGGCAGCGGCAGCCGGCCAAGCCGCCCCGCACGGCCGCGCAGATGGATGCGGCCGTCAATAGCGACTGGCAGCTCTATCTGGAGGAGGAGACTGCCTGCGCCCCCGGACGGGAGGAGCGCGCCGCCGCGGAGTTGAGGCCGGCCATAGGGGACATGATCGAGGAGGCCTGCCTAGATGGGTTGCTGTTCGACCGTGCAAGTGACGACGGCATGCCGGAGCTCTCCGCATCGCCCTTCCCGGACGCCCTTGCCGCACGGCGCATGCGGGAGCGGCTGGCCGGCACGGTGCTTCTGTTCATGCACCCCCATGGACGCCGCCTGTCCGCATGA